Genomic window (Bradyrhizobium sp. 186):
ACCGCTGAGATGGCGTAGGCGACTGCTTTTTCCATCTGTCGATCCACAAAACAAAGGATCGATTGCACAAGCAGGATTCGGGGTGGACCGAAACGTTCCTATGCTGAAGGTACCGCGGAGTTTTTGCCGAGATGCAGGTAGCGGGGTAAAACCGCCTGATCGCTCATGCGACCGAAGCGAAGGCTCTTGTCGATCTGCTGTTGTACCCGGAGAAAAACTTCAGTGTGCTGCCGCAAGAGGTCACCCACGGCGCCGGCACGACCCAATCCCTGGCGTTCAACCTATTGCAGACAGTGCGGCTCTCACTCCGAGAAATAGCGAAGTAGGGCAAATACGGACTTGCTGGGCATCGCCCGCCGCGAGCTGTGGGCGTGGTGGAAACGACGGAAAGGCCCGCCAACACAACTTCTCCCTAGCCACGACACGCAGCCTGTCGCTCTCAGGCCCAAGGGATTGATAATTTGCGACGTGCTTCGGATGTCGCTTTGATACGGCATGCAGGCTCAAAAGATCAGCCGGACGATGTGCGGCTGTCCGACCTCGAGCCACGGTTCGTCTGCGGAGACTGCGGCCGGCGCGGCGCTGACGTGCGGCCGGATTTCAATTGGGCCGGACTGCCGATCGCCGCCATGGGATATCGATAGCCGGAGCAAAGACGGCCCCGGCCGGGGGGCTTTTGGGGTGTGGAGGCCGGGGCCGCTGGAGGTGCTTGGGGTCTAGAGCCAAGCGACTGTGAGCATACTAGCCTCAAACCGATGTTCTGTTCGCTTCAGCACATTGACGATCGTGTTCCAACCGCACAAGCTGGGCCTTTTGGTCGGCGTTTATTCTGATCTTTGGCTGTGAGAACAGGTGGTCACGAGAAGCATGGTTCGGCTGCATTGCCAATCTTGGCCCAACATTGGTTCAAAGACTCCGCGAGGAGTGCCGATTGCCATAGTGGCACCAGCCGCTACCAGAACAGCGGATGTCAGTGCGAACAATCGAGAGGTCGTCCAATTAATCTTCATGGCGCTTCCCTCCAGTTGAGGCGCACATGCTACGCTTGGTGACACAAGCCGCTTGTGAACTACGTCACACGGCTTCCTCAACGATCATCACACCCGCGTGCAGGGGGCCCGCCAGCGTGAACCGCCTAAACGAAATAGGCCGCCATGGGAGGCGGCCTTTAGTTCATCTTCCTGCGGAGCTTCTTGATGAGCGCGTCTGCCGCAATTCTTATCGGGCTCCCGATGGTGCAGGGAAACGACCGCAGCCGTGGGCAAGGCAGGCTGAGGCCGTCCACTACATGGGGAACGGCGCCGGAGCCATCCTTCAATGAGCTCGATTGCCAATTGTTCCCAAAGAAGGGGCGCCGGGGAACAAGGGGCATCGATCATCCGGACATCAAAATGAACCTGGCACGGTCCTTGCTAGCAAGATGGATATCCGGGATTTTGTTAGTTCCCTCTCGGGGCTGGACTGATCGCCGCCGGGACAATGCATTTGGATCCCGGCGGCGTATTCATTCGGCTACAGGCTCAAAGCCGATACAGACGCTTGCCGAGCATTGCGAGGCACATGCTGGCCCTCAACGCCTAGCTTGCCAGCCTGAGGCGCATGGTTACGGCGAGAAGCTGGATCATCCTCTGCCGGGTCGTCGTCCTCAAGCTCGCTGTCGTCGCCTTCGTCGTCGGGCTCCAGTTCCATATGGTTTTCGGTCGCGTCCAGAAACCGGATAAGCCGGGCAATCTCGTCTCTGGCCTCCTTGCGGAGTCTCCCGATAGCCTGGAAGATTTGCTCGGGGGGAAGATGGCGCTGACGACGTCGTCCTTGTCCGGGAAATTCTCCGGCAACCTGACGTCGGACGACGTTATCGCTAAGCTACGCGCCGCGAGCTCCTCGCAGATCCACGAACTACCGGCCGGTAAGATCAAGACCTACAAGGCCGTCAAGGACCGCACGGGGCGCTCGCTAATCGTCGACAGCACGGGCCACATTGCAGAGGTTGCGAGCTCGTTAGACGGGCAGCCGAAGCCAAAGGTCGTTGCTGGACAGCGTACCGGCCGGCGTGGCTATCTCCATATCGAGGACGCGAAATGAGCCGGGCTCGTCATCATACAGGTAGCGAAGGTGCCAGACCGGGCCAAGTTCTGGTGTAACGGCGAAGTCATCTAAGGCAGTCGCGACGTATCGAACGGCATCGCGATGTGCTATCGGCGCGGAGAACATCGCGTCCAGCAGCGTGGCAAGGCTCATACCTTCAAGGAGCATGGTTCGCGCGACTTCGTCTCCGTAGACGAGCCTGAGGGCCGATACGAGGGCCGCGATAGCGTCAGGGTTCTTTAGAGGCACGGCAGATTCGTTTCAGGCCAAAAGCCGGACCATTGACGCAAGGGCGCGCGGGCGGCGGTTGCGTGTTTTCGCAGGGCCATGGACGTCCGCTACAACACCTCAGCACGAACCTGAGCCATGCCACGATCCGTAATCCCCCAGCTGCGCGTGGCGGCGAGCGAGAGGTCGAGGACGCGGCCACGGACCCATGGTCCGCGATCGGTGATACGAACCACCACCGCTTCGCTCGCAGTGGATCGCAAACGGACATAATACCCGGTCGTCAGGTTGATCGTACGCCCACGATGAAGGCCGCCTTGTTCTGAGAGGCGGATTGAGCACTCATAAGCACGTGTTTAAGAGCGAGCTTAAGAGCGATTGATGGGTCAGATTTCGGTGCTGACGGGGCCGGAACGCCGGCGGCGTTGGAGCGAGGATGAGCGGTGCCGGATCGTTGCGGAGGCCTTTGCGCCGGGATCGTGTGTGGCGCAGGTTGCGCGGGATCACGATATTTCAACGGGGCTGATTTACACCTGGCGGCGTCGGCTTCGCCAGGACCTTGCTGACCAGGGCTTTGTGGAAGCGGCGATGGAAGCGGAGCCGATCAAGGAAGCGGCACCGTCCGGTGAAGTGATCGTGGTGGAATTGACGGGGAGCGGACGGATCAGGATTTGCGGGTCGGCGCCGCCCTTGCTGGTGTCGGCGGTGTTGAAGGCGCTGCGATGATTCCGATCCCCTCTGGCGTGCGGGTATGGCTGGCGACGGGCCATACCGATATGCGGCGCGGCTTTCCGAGCCTGGCTTTGCAGGTGCAGGAGGTCTTGAAGCATGACCCACTGGGGGGTCATTTGTTTTGCTTCAGGGGGCGCCGTTCAGATCTGATAAAAATCATCTGGCACGATTCTCAGGGAGCGTGCCTGTTTACAAAAAGACTCGAAAGAGGAAGATTCATCTGGCCTTCGGCTGCCGGTGAAGCCGTGACGATCTCTCCGGCGCAGCTTTCTTACCTGCTATCTGGGATCGACTGGCGGAATCCTCAAGAAACTTTGCGTCCAACGCGAGTTGGATAGCATTCTGCGATTGAACCTACCGGGAAATCTGATTCACTGGCTTCATGAGTTTGAAGCCGGATGACCTTCCTTCGGATCTCGCCAGCGCCCAGGCGGCGCTGTTGATCGAACGTGAGGCGTTGCGGGCTGAACGCGACGCGCGGCTGAGGGTCGAGGTCGAACGCGATGCGGCCGCGGCGAAGGTCAGCCGGATACAGGCCGAAGCCATCAATTGGCAAGCCGAAGCGGCCAACGCGCGGGCGAAGCTGTCGGACAATGAGGCGCTGATCGCGCATCTCGAGCTGCGGATCGAGAAGCTCAAACGCGAACTGTACGGGCCGCGTTCCGAGCGCACGGCGCGGCTGATCGAGCAGTTGGAATTGGAACTTGAAGAACTCGTCACCACGGCGAGCGAGGATGAGCTCGCCGCGCAGGCCGCGGCGGCAAAGGCGCAGAGCGTACGCGCCTTCACGCGCAAGCGGCCGGTGCGCAAGCCATGGCCGGATGACATCGAACGCGAGCGCGTCGTCATTGAGGCTCCAACGAGCTGCGCCTGCTGCGGTGGATCGCGGCTGGCGAAGATCGGTGAGGATGTGACCAAGACGCTGGAGGAGATCCCGCGCCGCTTCAAGCTGATCGAGACGGTACGCGAGAAGTTCACCTGCCGCGATTGCGAGAAGATCAGCCAGCCGCCCGCGCCGTTCCATGCCACGCCGCGCGGCTTCATCGGCCCACAATTGCTGGCGACGATCCTGTTCGACAAGTTCGGCATGCATATCCCGCTCAACCGCCAGAGCGCGCGCTTTAAGGCCGAGGGGATCGACCTGCCGTTGTCGACCCTGGCCGACCAGGTCGGCCACGGGACCTTTGCCGTCATGCCGCTCTTCCACTTGATCGAACGCCATGTACTCGCGGCCGAGCGCCTGCATGGCGACGACACCACCATCCGTATCCTGGCGAAGGGCAAGTGCACGACCGGGCGGATCTGGACTTATGTGCGGGATGACCGGCCCTTCGCCGGGCCTGCGCCGCCGGCGGCGGTCTATTACGCCTCGAGCGACCGACGAGGCGAGCACCCCCAGAAGCATCTGGCCGCCTTCGCCGGTATCCTGCAAGCCGATTGCTACAACGGCTTCGAGCCGCTGTTCGACCCGCAAAAGAAAGCGATGCCGATCACACCGGCGTTTTGCCTGGCCCATGCGCGGCGGGGCTTCTTCGAGCTGGCTGACATCGAGAAAAATGCTCGGGAAGGTAAGAAGGGCAAACCGGTCTCTCCGATCGCGCTGGAGGCGGTCAGACGCCTCGATGCGTTGTTCGAGATCGAGCGCGCCATCAATGGCTGCGGCGCCGACGAGCGGCGCGCCGTGCGCCAGGAAAAGAGCAAGCCGCTTCTCGAGGACATGCACGCCTGGTTGCTGCGTGAGCGCGAAACCCTCTCGCGCTCCTCCGAGGTCCTGAAGCCTATGAACTACATGCTCAGGCGCTGGGACGACTTCGCCCGCTTCCTCGACGATGGCAGGATCTGCTTGACCAACAATTGCGCTGAGCGCGCATTGAGGGGCATCGCATTGGGAAGGCGCAACTGGACCTTCGCCGGCAGCCAGCGTGGCGCCGACCGTGCCGCCATCATGCTGACGATGATCACGACCTGTCGCCTCAACGACGTCGATCCCAAGGCCTGGCTCGCCGACGTCCTCGCCCGTATCGCCGATCTTCCCGCGTCGCGTCTGCACGAACTGCTGCCCTGGGAATGGAAGCTCCTGCGCCAAGCCGACAAGCCCGCCGGTCAGCAGGCCGCCTGACCTTCACGCAACGCCATCATAGAGCTCGCCGTGCCCGCGCGCATGCGTCAATCAGGCGGTCCTCGTCGTATGCGTACGGTTGATCTGTCGTCGCCGCTCGTGGAGATGCCGAAATCCCGCGCGGCAAGCTCCAGCTCGAGATCGCTAATACGTTCGAAGATGTGAGCAACGATTTCCTCTAACGCTTCGGCGGTCAGGGATTGAATGCCCCGCAACGCAAGCTCGTCTCTAAGAACTTTCGCCACAATCAATTGGATGGCCATTTGGATTTACAATCCTAAAAGCCGTGATCCAACCGCAGCTGCGGGCGAACGCAAGGGGTCAACGCGCCGGCAGCCGATCGACCATGGCGGCAATGACCCGGGGCGGCGGCGTGATGCCCGACAGCTTCCAGGCTGTCCCCTCAAAATGCATGCTGATGCTGCCGGCATTTTCGCCCGGGCCCAGTGTGAGCGAAAATTCGCCAGGCTTGACCGGAGTGATCCGTCCGATAACAGCGAACACATTTGAAGCATCGAAGTTGGCTAACGACGCCATCGTGCCAAAGCTTATGTTGTCAGCCGCATTGCGAACAGTCCCGCTTCTCACGAGCACAGATAGATTCTCCGGCGATGTGAGCTTGGTCGCGAAATCGTCTGCCTTCGATGTGCCGAGCGTGTTTATCGCCATTCTCCATTGGTCGACAGGAGGTGCCGCGTCTCCGTCGCGGCGCCTCTAGGATCCATCTTCACGCCTAACCGCGGTGCGACTCTGATCGGCCTCGTGGGAGGACATCAGCACGACATCACGATCTCGCACGCATGGAGCGCATCTGCCTTGATCTGGCGGCGGAGAGCAGCCCGCCTGGCGAGGCCGCTGCGCTGCGGGAAATGGCCGCAAACTACGGTCGCGAGGTTGCGAAACTGACCGTGGGTAGGACCGTAGATTACTTGCGACGCAGACGGAAAAGGCACGCGATTTTAATGAGGTTGACAGGACACCCCTTCCGCCGAACCCGGAGCATTAAGAAGAATAGCCGCAAAAAGGGATCCAGCTCCGGTCGCAGGACACTACTGTACTTAGCCGGCATCAATCGTCATTGGTAAGTTCGTCGGGCCACATCTGCGCGCCGTGAAGCACGCGCAAGATGCGAACAGTATCACCGTCGACCAGGTAGGCCGCGACATAAGGTGTGCGCGGGATGACCAACTCGCGCGCGCCAGCGACACGCCCGGGCCGGCCACTGTCGGGAAAGTCGAGCAGGCGCCGCGCGGCATCGGCAATCTGTTCATCAACATGAACCGCGGCACGGGGATTCTCGGCTTCGATGTAGCTGAAAATGCCCGTCGCGATCGGACAACGCGAAGCGCGACCAGACGAGTTTCACCGTTCATGCTCCGCCGCTTTTCGAAGCGCAGCGGCACGGCGTTGCGCGAAATGCGCTTCGACCTCGGAATCATCGAGATTGGGCCGGGTATCCGCCAGCGCCTGGCGCACCTTCTCACGAAACCAGCTATCGTAAGCTTGGCTGTTGCTCACGAGCTCCAGCGGAAGCATCCCTTCGTTAGCCGTGCGTGTCAGCAGGATCCGCACAGCGTCGGATACCGTGAGACCCATGTTTTCCAGAACCGCGGTAGCCTTTTCCTTTACGTCCGCATCGATTCGGGTTTGGACAAGGGCATTCGAAGCCATAGCGACCTCCTTTATTCGCGGCTAATGTAATGCATTTGAATGACATGCGCCAGAGACGTCACAGCCCCGTGACCGGGGATCACAGCGGCAAAACGGCCCGCCTTTCGGCGGGGCCGCTGGCTCGGCGCCTCAATCTCGGCTGGGGCGGGACCAGATGAGCTGGAGACCTTCCTGGCCTTCCACCTCGATGAGGGTGGCGTAGATCGGAGCGTGGGGAAGCTCGGATCGTCCAGCTTGACCGACAGGTAATCGCGCTCGGTGTCCTTCGCGGTCTTCTGCCAAGCCGCTCCCAGCTCGACGTTATGTCGTGCACCACATTTTCCCTGAGATCGCGGCTGCTCGAGAAGGACGGCGTGCGGGTGAGGCTCGGCAGCCGCGCGATCGACATTTTGCGCCTGCTCGTCAGCCGCGCCGGCGAAGTGATCCCGAAGGACGAGATTCTCAGCTATGCGTGGTCGGGCCTCGCGGTCGAGGAGATCAGCCTGCGGGTTCACATCGCCGAATTGCGCAAGGCGCTCGGCGACGGCAAGGACGGCGCGCGCTACATCACGAACGTTCCGAGCCGGGGTTACTGCTTCACCGCCCCGGTGCAACGGAGTGCGCGAGCGGCAGCGCCGGCACTGGTGCCTGTGCGGCCGGAGAGACCGGCTGCGTCATTGCCGCATCGCCTGGATCGGATGATCGGCCGGGACGACGTCCTGCCAAAACTGTCCGCGCACCTGCTGAGCGAACGCTTCGTCACGCTACGAGGCCCCGGCGGTATCGGCAAGACCACCGTCGCGATTGCGCTGGCGCACGACATGTGGGAGGCTTTCGAGGGTAACGTTCATTTCCTCGATCTCGGTCCGCTGACGGACGTGGCGCTGGTCGCGAGTACGGTTGCAGCCGTGCTCGGCCTCGTCGTTCACGACGCCGATCCGACCGACAGCATCGTCAGCTTCCTCGGCAACCGCCGTCTTCTTCTCATCCTCGACAGTTGCGAGCACGTCATCGACGGGGTCGCGCGTCTCGCAGAGAGTATTTTTCGCGAGGCGCCCGGCATCGCCATCCTCGCAACCAGTCGCGAGCAGCTATCGGTGGAAGGCGAACAGATTTTCGAGCTTGCTGCGCTGCCGGGCCCGCCGCAGGGCGCCCGCCTCAGCGCTGGCGAAGTGCTGAGCTATCCCGCTGCGCGCCTCTTCGTCGATCGCGCCGCCGCGGCGGGGCATCCGGCCGACATCACGGAGGAGGATGCGGACGTTCTCGCGGAGATCTGCGGCAAGCTCGACGGCATCGCGCTCGCGATCGAGCTCGCTGCCGCGCGCGTCAGCCTCTATGGATTACGAGAAACGGCCGCGCTGCTCGATAGCCGCTTGCAGCTCGAGTGGCGCGGGCGGCGAACGGCGCCGCCGCGGCAGCAGACGCTCGGCGCCACGCTCGACTGGAGTTTCGGCCTGATCGGCGAAGGAGAGCGGAGCGCGCTTCAGCGGCTCGCCGTCTTCGCAGGTCCCTTCACGCTCCAGGGCGCGATAGCGATCGCGGCCGATGAGGGTGCGCCGATCGATGGCGTCGTCGATGCGCTGGAGCAGCTCGTGGCCAAGTCGCTGATATCGTCGCGGCCGGACGGCACATCGCGGCGCTATCGGCTGCTGGATGCCACGCGCGCCTATGCCATGCAGAGGCTCAGCGCCGGCGGTGAGGTGCAGGCGACCGCGCGCCGGCACGCAAAATACGTTCAGCACGTACTCGAAGCCGGTATGACGGAACAGGGCGGCGGCGATCAGTCCTCCCGCCGGCAGGAGCGCGCGAGCCCGCTCGCCGATGCCCGCGCGGCGCTGCAATGGGTTTATGCCAATGACGATGGCGCCGAGCTGCGCGTGCCGCTCGCAGGCGCCTGCGCGAGGATGTTCGTCGAGCTCAACCTGCTCAATGAGGCGCGAATCTGGTCCGGCCGCGCGCTTGCGATGCTCGACGACACCGGCCGCGGCGGCCGATGGGAGCTCGAGCTCCAGTCGGCGCTCGGCCACGCCTCCATGTTCACGGAGCGCAACAGCGAGCAGGCCGAGGACGCGCTCCGTCGCGGGCTGGAGATCGCGCAGGCGCGCGGCGATCGCGCCGACACGTTCAGGCTACTGGCGCGCCTCAACATGTTCTATCGCCGGACCGGCAAATACCGGCAGTTACTGCCGATCGCCCTCGAGCCTGAGAGGAACGCGCGCCTGATCGGAGACGCCGCGGGCGTTGCCGGCGCAAAGGCCATCCTCGGTGTGTCCCACTATCTCGTCGGCAATCAGATCGAGGCGCAGTTTCATCTCGAGGAAGGCGTGCGAGACGAAGTGGCGCTGCGCGGACTCCAGCCGGATTACTTCGGCCGCAGATTCCGCTTGCGCGTGTCTTGTGGTTGCGCGGGTTTCCCGATCGGGCGGTCGCATGCGTTCGCCCGCTGATCGACGACGCCAGGCCGCGCGACGTCGTCATGCACTGCATTGCCCTCGGCTGGTCCGCGACACTGTTTACATGGATCGGCGACTGGGACGCCGTGGAGGCGATGACCGGCCGTCTGGCGGCTCATGTCAGCCTTCATGGGCTGACGCCCTTCGAGGCGATCACCGCCGCCTTTCGCGCGCAGACCATGATCGCCCGCGGCGAGCTGGAGCCCGGAATCGAAGGGTTGCGGACGGCGCTGCGGCGCCTGCATGCCGATCACTACGAGCTTTATGCGTCTGCGTTCGTGGTGGAGCTGTCGCAGGGTCTGGCGGGGCTTGGACAGCTGCCAGAAGCGCTCGAGGTCTTGCACGACACCATTGCGCGGGTCGAACAGGAGGGCGGAGGGTTCGACATGCCCGAGCTGTTGCGTCTGCGGGGAGAGCTTGAAGCGCACAGCGGAAATCTCGAAGCGGCAGACGCAAGCCTTGCCTTGTCGGCCGCACTGGCCGAACGACAGGGCGCATTGTCCTGGCGGCTGCGGACGGAAATGTCGCTCGTGCGGCTTCGGGGCCGGCAGGGCGTCCAAAATCCGACCGAAGAACTTGCCAAAACCTATGACCGGTTCTCGGAGGGGTTCGAGACCGCCGATTTGAAGGCCGCACGGCTTATGCTGAATGAGCGGGCTGCCTGATCGGGTCGAAGCGAAAGCCCGCGACGTCGATAAATCCCCGCCTATCCGAAAAGTCATGCCGGACCGAACTGGACATCAGGTGGAAACCTTTCGTCTGCGGGCGATGAAAAAGGCAATGCCCAAGAATACGACGACCGCTCCGGCTGCCATGCTCCCGCGGACGATCGCGAGCAGTGGCGAGGAGGGGCCGCCTTGGCGTCCCTCGGCGACCTGTTGTTCGGTGATGGCGGTGCCGGCAGACCCATAGTGGGTGAGCACATAGTTGCCCAGCGCCACGATGTGGCGATCGCTGAGTGCATTGGCATCGGTCGAGCGACCGCCGAAGCCGGGCATGAAGGCCTGTCCGTCCGATGTCGTACGATTCACGCCGTACAGGATGGTAGCAATGAGATTGGCCGCATTGTTGGCGCCAGTGGCCGAGTTCGAGAACAGGCTTGGATAGTAACCGTCCTTGCTGCCTTGTCCTTCAGCCGAATGGCAGGAGGCGCAATTGCCTTGAAACAGCATTGCGCCGCTTGGATCGGAATCGCTATCGGACCTGATGCCGTCGCGTCCGCGCAGCTCTGCGAGTTCGGAGAACATCTCTCCGGCCGAGAATCGGGAAATGCCGTCGGCTGGATCGCGGACGGCCGGAACAGTCCTGACATACGTCGCGATGGCGTCGAGGTCCGCGGCGGCAAGGTGCTGGAAACTGTCCTCGACAGCTTCGCCCATGCTTCCGGCCGCCTGCGCCCTTCCTGACAGATGTCCCGTGCGCAGGTATGCGACGAGCTCGTCCTTGGTCCAGCTCCCAATGCCACTTACCGGATCCGACGTGATGTTCGGCGCGTACCAGGGCCCGACCTGTGCGCCTGACAACGCTCGGCTGCTCTCTTCCTGCATCAGAAAGCCGCGTGGCGTGTGACAGGTGCCACAATGCGCCGCTCCCTGCACGAGATAGGCGCCCCGATTCCATTCCGGCGATTGACGCGGGTCTGGCACAAAGGTTGCCGAGTCCAGGAACAGCAGGTTCCAGGCGATCATCGACGCGCGGATGTTCATCGGAAACGGAAGCCGGGTCGGCGGCGGACGCTGTTCGACCGCCGTTACCGCCTGCGTGAAGTACAGATAGAGCGCATGTGCGTCCTCCTCCGTGAACTTCGCATAGGACGTGTACGGCATCGCAGGATAGAGGTTGGCGCCATCGCGCCGAACGCCGCGACGGAGCGCTCGCGAGAAATCTTGCTCCGTGTAGCGCCCGATCCCGAGATCAGCCGATGGCGTGATATTGGTCGAATAGATGGTGCCGAGCGGCGTCGGGATGGGGAGTCCGCCGGCGAAGGCTTTGCCGCCTGGCGCGGTGTGGCAGGCGCCGCAGTCGGCGGCCGTTGCGAGATATTCCCCGCGCTTGATCATGGCAGCCGTTTGATTCGGCGGCTCTGCGGCCTGACAAGTGCTGGCCGCGGTTGCAGCGAAGCAGATGAGCAGTACGCTGAGGTGGTGACTTGAGTTGCCCATGATCAGCCGTGCCTGAGTTGGTCGGTGATCGCGTCCGCCGCCTTCAGAGCCAGCGCCGCCATGGTGAGAGTGCTGTTCGAAGCCGTTGCGCTCG
Coding sequences:
- a CDS encoding RlpA-like double-psi beta-barrel domain-containing protein, which produces MRLSEQGGLHRGRTINLTTGYYVRLRSTASEAVVVRITDRGPWVRGRVLDLSLAATRSWGITDRGMAQVRAEVL
- a CDS encoding transposase — translated: MGQISVLTGPERRRRWSEDERCRIVAEAFAPGSCVAQVARDHDISTGLIYTWRRRLRQDLADQGFVEAAMEAEPIKEAAPSGEVIVVELTGSGRIRICGSAPPLLVSAVLKALR
- the tnpB gene encoding IS66 family insertion sequence element accessory protein TnpB (TnpB, as the term is used for proteins encoded by IS66 family insertion elements, is considered an accessory protein, since TnpC, encoded by a neighboring gene, is a DDE family transposase.), with amino-acid sequence MIPIPSGVRVWLATGHTDMRRGFPSLALQVQEVLKHDPLGGHLFCFRGRRSDLIKIIWHDSQGACLFTKRLERGRFIWPSAAGEAVTISPAQLSYLLSGIDWRNPQETLRPTRVG
- a CDS encoding IS66 family transposase, with translation MSLKPDDLPSDLASAQAALLIEREALRAERDARLRVEVERDAAAAKVSRIQAEAINWQAEAANARAKLSDNEALIAHLELRIEKLKRELYGPRSERTARLIEQLELELEELVTTASEDELAAQAAAAKAQSVRAFTRKRPVRKPWPDDIERERVVIEAPTSCACCGGSRLAKIGEDVTKTLEEIPRRFKLIETVREKFTCRDCEKISQPPAPFHATPRGFIGPQLLATILFDKFGMHIPLNRQSARFKAEGIDLPLSTLADQVGHGTFAVMPLFHLIERHVLAAERLHGDDTTIRILAKGKCTTGRIWTYVRDDRPFAGPAPPAAVYYASSDRRGEHPQKHLAAFAGILQADCYNGFEPLFDPQKKAMPITPAFCLAHARRGFFELADIEKNAREGKKGKPVSPIALEAVRRLDALFEIERAINGCGADERRAVRQEKSKPLLEDMHAWLLRERETLSRSSEVLKPMNYMLRRWDDFARFLDDGRICLTNNCAERALRGIALGRRNWTFAGSQRGADRAAIMLTMITTCRLNDVDPKAWLADVLARIADLPASRLHELLPWEWKLLRQADKPAGQQAA
- a CDS encoding type II toxin-antitoxin system RelB/DinJ family antitoxin, translated to MASNALVQTRIDADVKEKATAVLENMGLTVSDAVRILLTRTANEGMLPLELVSNSQAYDSWFREKVRQALADTRPNLDDSEVEAHFAQRRAAALRKAAEHER
- a CDS encoding winged helix-turn-helix domain-containing protein, whose protein sequence is MSCTTFSLRSRLLEKDGVRVRLGSRAIDILRLLVSRAGEVIPKDEILSYAWSGLAVEEISLRVHIAELRKALGDGKDGARYITNVPSRGYCFTAPVQRSARAAAPALVPVRPERPAASLPHRLDRMIGRDDVLPKLSAHLLSERFVTLRGPGGIGKTTVAIALAHDMWEAFEGNVHFLDLGPLTDVALVASTVAAVLGLVVHDADPTDSIVSFLGNRRLLLILDSCEHVIDGVARLAESIFREAPGIAILATSREQLSVEGEQIFELAALPGPPQGARLSAGEVLSYPAARLFVDRAAAAGHPADITEEDADVLAEICGKLDGIALAIELAAARVSLYGLRETAALLDSRLQLEWRGRRTAPPRQQTLGATLDWSFGLIGEGERSALQRLAVFAGPFTLQGAIAIAADEGAPIDGVVDALEQLVAKSLISSRPDGTSRRYRLLDATRAYAMQRLSAGGEVQATARRHAKYVQHVLEAGMTEQGGGDQSSRRQERASPLADARAALQWVYANDDGAELRVPLAGACARMFVELNLLNEARIWSGRALAMLDDTGRGGRWELELQSALGHASMFTERNSEQAEDALRRGLEIAQARGDRADTFRLLARLNMFYRRTGKYRQLLPIALEPERNARLIGDAAGVAGAKAILGVSHYLVGNQIEAQFHLEEGVRDEVALRGLQPDYFGRRFRLRVSCGCAGFPIGRSHAFAR
- a CDS encoding cytochrome c; the protein is MIKRGEYLATAADCGACHTAPGGKAFAGGLPIPTPLGTIYSTNITPSADLGIGRYTEQDFSRALRRGVRRDGANLYPAMPYTSYAKFTEEDAHALYLYFTQAVTAVEQRPPPTRLPFPMNIRASMIAWNLLFLDSATFVPDPRQSPEWNRGAYLVQGAAHCGTCHTPRGFLMQEESSRALSGAQVGPWYAPNITSDPVSGIGSWTKDELVAYLRTGHLSGRAQAAGSMGEAVEDSFQHLAAADLDAIATYVRTVPAVRDPADGISRFSAGEMFSELAELRGRDGIRSDSDSDPSGAMLFQGNCASCHSAEGQGSKDGYYPSLFSNSATGANNAANLIATILYGVNRTTSDGQAFMPGFGGRSTDANALSDRHIVALGNYVLTHYGSAGTAITEQQVAEGRQGGPSSPLLAIVRGSMAAGAVVVFLGIAFFIARRRKVST